Proteins found in one Miscanthus floridulus cultivar M001 chromosome 4, ASM1932011v1, whole genome shotgun sequence genomic segment:
- the LOC136548817 gene encoding exocyst complex component EXO70A1-like, whose translation MRNARCIRTFFWKGDHFSCTRTQPVSESPTTKKIKREYFFYGIFVLVRVLLSSVRYLDRFVHKPAVDASLRRLGVERLSIGDVQRLEWDALEAKIRRWIRAAVRGVFAGERRLCFHIFHDLPISSATISAASAPATHDTPFAEAVKGAALQLFGFAEAISIGRRSPEKLLKIIDLHDALSDLLPDISDIFAASKVAESIYVQAVEIRSRLADAVRGILSEFENAVLRDPPKTAVPGGTIHPLTRYVMNYSSLICDYEVTLSELIIWRPSASARLSAEGNELAPSLADLELPELENQLPLASHIVWIIVVLEHNLEGKAALYKDPALSHLFMMNNAHYIVHKVKDSPDLWGMIGDDYLKRLTGKFTVAATNYQRTSWLKILNCLRDEGLHVSGGFSSGISKSALRERFKSFNAAFEDAHRVQSGWCVPDNQLREELRISIAEKLLPAYRSFLGRFRHHIENGKHPELYIKYSVEDLEIAVGDFFEGVPPSPHNRRRSHWMKDLYLLRYSTS comes from the coding sequence ATGCGGAATGCACGGTGTATCCGTACGTTCTTTTGGAAGGGAGACCATTTCTCATGCACGCGCACTCAGCCTGTTTCTGAATCTCCTACGACTAAAAAAATAAAGCGTGAATATTTTTTTTATGggatatttgttttggttcgtgtCCTGCTCTCGAGCGTGCGATACCTCGATCGCTTCGTCCACAAGCCCGCCGTCGACGCCTCCCTGCGCCGGCTCGGCGTCGAGCGCCTCAGCATCGGCGACGTCCAGCGCCTCGAGTGGGACGCGCTCGAGGCCAAGATCCGCCGGTGGATCCGCGCCGCCGTTCGCGGCGTCTTCGCCGGCGAGCGCCGCCTCTGCTTCCACATCTTCCACGACCTTCCCATCTCCAGTGCCACCATCTCCGCCGCCTCAGCGCCCGCCACGCACGACACCCCCTTCGCCGAGGCCGTCAAGGGCGCCGCGCTGCAGCTCTTCGGCTTCGCCGAGGCCATCAGCATCGGCCGCCGCTCCCCTGAGAAGCTCTTGAAGATCATAGACCTCCACGACGCGCTCTCGGACCTCCTCCCCGACATCTCCGACATCTTCGCCGCCTCCAAGGTCGCGGAGTCCATATACGTGCAGGCCGTTGAGATCCGGTCGCGCCTCGCCGATGCCGTCAGAGGGATACTCTCGGAGTTCGAGAACGCCGTGCTCCGCGACCCGCCCAAGACGGCGGTGCCTGGCGGTACCATCCACCCGCTCACTCGGTATGTGATGAACTATAGCAGCCTCATTTGCGACTACGAGGTCACGCTCTCCGAGCTGATCATATGGCGCCCATCAGCTAGCGCTCGTCTTTCTGCTGAGGGCAATGAGCTCGCGCCGTCCTTGGCCGACCTCGAGCTCCCTGAGCTTGAGAACCAGTTGCCACTTGCCTCTCACATTGTCTGGATCATTGTTGTTCTTGAACACAACCTGGAGGGCAAGGCCGCACTCTACAAGGATCCAGCTCTCTCGCATCTGTTCATGATGAACAATGCACACTACATTGTACACAAGGTGAAAGATTCGCCGGATCTCTGGGGCATGATCGGTGATGATTACTTGAAACGGCTTACTGGCAAGTTCACAGTGGCGGCCACAAACTACCAGCGCACCTCATGGTTGAAGATCTTGAATTGTTTGCGCGATGAGGGGCTCCATGTAAGTGGTGGCTTTTCGTCAGGGATATCCAAGTCGGCGCTGCGGGAGCGGTTCAAGTCCTTCAATGCTGCATTTGAGGATGCACATAGGGTGCAGTCGGGGTGGTGTGTGCCAGACAACCAGCTGAGGGAGGAGCTCAGGATCTCAATTGCTGAGAAGCTGCTGCCAGCATACCGGTCATTCCTTGGCAGGTTTCGACATCATATAGAGAATGGGAAGCATCCAGAGCTGTACATTAAGTACTCTGTTGAGGACCTTGAGATAGCAGTGGGTGATTTCTTTGAGGGTGTTCCTCCTTCCCCACATAACAGGAGGAGATCACATTGGATGAAGGACTTGTACCTCCTCAGGTATTCAACTAGCTGA